The Lachnospiraceae bacterium KM106-2 nucleotide sequence CTTCTTGATCTGTGATAGCACCCGTATTTAAATCGGCATCGATCGCCATCTGTTTACCAGGCATCGCATCTAATGTAAAACGTGCCGTTACTTCTGATACACGTTCAGAACCTTTATTGATTACCATGAACTGTACTAATAGTAAAACAATAAAGATGATCGTACCGATAACGATGTCATTACCACCAACGAAAGTACCGAATGTCTTAACTACATTACCTGGATCTCCGTCTTTAAGGATCAATCTTGTAGATGATACATTCAAACTGATTCGAAATAATGTTGTAAATAATAGCAGTGTCGGAAAACTAGATAACTCCAATGCTTCTTTTGAAAAAAGTGCATTAAATAAGATGATCATTGCGATCGAAATATTAAATGCAATTAATAAATCCAGTAAAAAAGAAGGAATCGGTATAATTAAAAACACGACTGCCGCTAATATATATAATCCCAAGTAAATATCCGTCTTCTTCATACATGGCCTCCTCATCCCTATATCATAAAACTGCTTATGTGCAGATTACTTTCTAATTTGATTTTAATGAATATACATAAGCGAGTACTTCTGCAACCATCTGATATAACTCTCCAGGTATCTCATCGCCGATTTCAACATTAAAATATAACATTCTCGCTAAAGGCTTATTCTCCACAATTTCAATGTGGCTCTCCCTAGCCTTATCTTTTATCCTTTGTGCAACTAAATCTGCACCTTTTGCAATTACTACTGGTGCACCCTGACTCTCCCTGTCATATTTCAGTGCAACAGCAAAATGGGTTGGGTTCGTAATAATAACATCCGCTTCTGGAACACTCTGCATCATTCTTCGCTGAGAAGCCTCACGCATCTTGCTCTTAATCTGGCCTTTCACCTGCGGATCACCCTCGGAGTTCTTATACTCATCCTTAACTTCTTGTTTGGACATTCGATTGTCCTTTTTAAATTTCCATTTCTGATAAAATAAATCTGCAAAGCCGATTAACAAATATAATGCACTAATTTTCAAACCTAAATTAATAACCATATTGCCAATCAATACAATGGCAACTTTTAATTCAATATCATATAGTCCTTTAATGAATTCCCATTCTGTCTGGAATTCTATATAAACAAGTCCAAAAATAACTAAAATCTTGATCACTGCTTTGATCAGATCGACGATCTTATCTTTGGATACGATTCGTTTAAATCCACTGATCGGATTAAATTTCTTCAAATCCATTTTCATCGGTTTCAACGAAATTTTCCATTTTACCTGTACTAAAACAATTAAAAAAGTTGTAACATACGAAATAACAAAGATCGGAAGCCCGATGATCACAACATCAAACAAAGCATCTGATATAAGCGCATGCACAACATTTTTATCGAAGTCACCTTGTGCATAACTACTGATAACTCCATAATATTTACTATAGCTCTCCAAGAGATGATTGCCTATCATGCCAATGAAGATCTTTGCGATCACGAACAACGACATTAAAGAAACACCTGTTATCAGCTCCGTACTCTTGGCAACCTGGCCTTCTTCACGGGCATCATTTAACTTTTTCGTCGTTGGTTCTTCTGTCTTGTCTGCAGCACTATCAGCAAAGAACTGAAGATTCATATACAGTAACTTCTGATTTATTTCCATAGCATTACTCCATTTTTTATGTCTTGAAAATACTGATCGAGAGCTTCATCAGTTCTCTCATCTCATTCATAATCATCATAGATACTGTAGGCAACATATTGATCACAACAAAAATAACGATCAGTCCAACAAAGACTTTTAACTGCATACCGATTACAAACATATTCATCTGTGGAGCTACTCTCGCCAGAATACCAAGTACGATATTCACGATCAAAATGCAAGCAAACACCGGTAAAACAATTCGAAATCCAATTACAAAGAAATCCACGATAAATTTCGTCATAAGTGTATATAGATTACCTTTATAAGATACTTTTCCAAGTGGAATCAACGTATAAGTTGAAACAATTGCCTTTATTAAATAATGATGAAAATAAGTAGTTAGCATGATTAATGTCACAAAGGTTGAATATAATCGCCCCGTAATGGTTGTCTGTACCTTTGTTAATGGATTCAGTTCCTGCATCATGGAAAATCCGATTTCCATATCGATGATGTTACCTGAAAAGGTTAATATATGTGAACATATATTTGCCATATATCCAATGATCACTCCGACTAGCAGTTCTTTCGTTACTAGCCCGGCAAAGCCGATCGTACCTGAATATGATAGTTTCTCATAAGGTATGACAGAGCAGACAATAATCGTAAAAATCACACTGATTCCAACCTTATACTTTCTTGGAATATTTCCAAGACTAAAGATTGGCGCACTGAAAATAAAACCACTCATACGCACTAAAACCAGTAAATAAAATTCTACATTATCAATCGTAAAACTCATAATTACTCCTGCTTCTTTGTCTTAATTTAAGTGTCTGATCAGCGTATATAGGAACTCATATTCGTAACAAGCTGAACGAAAAATTCAACAATGTTATTCATCATCCATTCGCCAAATATAACGATCATAATAAGTATCGCAACTAATTTAGGAACAAAGGTAAGTGTCTGTTCCTGAATCGAAGTTACTGTTTGGAAAATACTAATAATAAGACCTACTACCAATGATATAATGAGCAAAGGCGCAGAGGTCTTTAATATGATCCAAACGGTATTCGTTGCTATTTCTATAACAGCATCTTGTGTCATTGATTATTCCTCCCTACATCCTATCAGTAAAAAGTCTTAACGACCTGTCCGATAATGAGATTCCAGCCATCAGCCATAATAAAGAGTAAAATCTTAAATGGCATCGAAATCGTTGTTGGCGGTAACATCATCATACCCATTGACATAAGGGTAGAGGCTACTACCATATCAATGATGATAAATGGAATGTAAATCAAGAATCCAATAATGAATGCTGTTCTTAATTCACTAATTACGAATGCAGGTATTAATACTGTTGTCGGAATATCATTGGTATCTTTGATATCCTTACTTTTCACATCCGCAATATTTAAAAACAGTTTCAAATCTTTACGATTTGTCTGCTTAAACATAAAATCTCGAAGAGGTTCTAACCCCTTTTCAATCGCCTTTTCCTGGGTTATCTTACCCTTTGACAAAGGCTGAACTGCATTGGTATTGATCTTCACAAATACTGGTGACATAATAAAAAATGTCAAAAATATTGCCAGACCAATCAAAATCTGGTTTGGCGGAGTGCTTTGCGTTCCAAGTGCTGATCTTGTAAAATGTAAGACAATGATAATACGTGTAAAACTTGTCAGCATGATCAAGATGGATGGTGCCAGCGAAATCACTGTCAGTACTAATAAAATCTGTAAGGTACTTGATAAGCTTGCACTTCCTGCATTGGAAGAAATATTTAAGTCAAAATTCTTTGGTACTTCGGTACTAGCCATTTGCGCGTTTTCACTCGCTTGAACTGTCGTACTAGAAATAAAGGTTAGTATTCCAACAACTAGTACAAAACTCATTAAAATGATAGCAATTTTTTTAATTTTTGTCTTGTTTCTCTTCATAACAACAACCTTTACTCTTTCCTTTTATCTTGATGTTTTTTCAATATTTCCTGAAACAGCATGGCTGTCGACGACGATTGATTTTCCACAATCTCTACTTCATCTTCATCCAGCTCCATCAAATATTCGATCCGTTCCTTTGACACACCTAGTGCGGCTATCTTGTTTGCAATCTTAACTATGTATATGGCATTGTTCTGATTCAAACGAAACGTTTCAATTATCTCGATGTTTCGATTCTTTTGTAAATTGTAACCGTTTTTTCCTAACCATCTCGTAACAAAGTAGGCTAGAGCCAGGATTAATATGAATATCAATATTAATCCCATAAGCTCTGGTATACTTGTATATCCAAGACTACCGCTCAAATATAACACCTAACGCCCTCCGTTATTAGCCAATTGCTTTTTTAACTGCCTCTAAAACACGATCAGCTTGGAAAGGTTTTACGATGAAGTCTTTTGCACCGGCTTGAATAGATTCAATAACCATTGCTTGCTGTCCCATAGCTGAACACATAATAACGTTAGCACTTGGATCATTTGCTTTAATTTTCTTTAACGCTTCAATACCATCCATTTCAGGCATTGTAATATCAAGCATAACTAAATCTGGTTTAGTTTCTGCATATTTATCTACTGCTTTCGCTCCGTTTTCAGCTTCAGCTACAACATTATAACCATTCTTTGTTAAAATGTCCTTAATCATCATTCTCATAAATGCTGCGTCATCGCAAATAAGTATATTCTTCGCCATAATTTTCTCCTCTAATATCCCTTTTACTAATTAAATATTTTTTTATTTGATAATCTCAGTCACTCTGATACCAAAGCTTTCTTCGATTACAACGACTTCACCTTTGGCAACGAATTTTCCATTAACCAATACATCGATTGGTTCACCAGCTAATTTATCTAATTCAATAATTGTTCCTGGTGCGAAATCTAAGATTTCCTTAATTGATTTATTCGTTCTGCCAAGTTCTACGGTAACCTCCAATGGTACAT carries:
- a CDS encoding flagellar biosynthesis protein FlhB, with amino-acid sequence MEINQKLLYMNLQFFADSAADKTEEPTTKKLNDAREEGQVAKSTELITGVSLMSLFVIAKIFIGMIGNHLLESYSKYYGVISSYAQGDFDKNVVHALISDALFDVVIIGLPIFVISYVTTFLIVLVQVKWKISLKPMKMDLKKFNPISGFKRIVSKDKIVDLIKAVIKILVIFGLVYIEFQTEWEFIKGLYDIELKVAIVLIGNMVINLGLKISALYLLIGFADLFYQKWKFKKDNRMSKQEVKDEYKNSEGDPQVKGQIKSKMREASQRRMMQSVPEADVIITNPTHFAVALKYDRESQGAPVVIAKGADLVAQRIKDKARESHIEIVENKPLARMLYFNVEIGDEIPGELYQMVAEVLAYVYSLKSN
- a CDS encoding flagellar biosynthesis protein FliR, with translation MSFTIDNVEFYLLVLVRMSGFIFSAPIFSLGNIPRKYKVGISVIFTIIVCSVIPYEKLSYSGTIGFAGLVTKELLVGVIIGYMANICSHILTFSGNIIDMEIGFSMMQELNPLTKVQTTITGRLYSTFVTLIMLTTYFHHYLIKAIVSTYTLIPLGKVSYKGNLYTLMTKFIVDFFVIGFRIVLPVFACILIVNIVLGILARVAPQMNMFVIGMQLKVFVGLIVIFVVINMLPTVSMMIMNEMRELMKLSISIFKT
- a CDS encoding flagellar biosynthesis protein FliQ gives rise to the protein MTQDAVIEIATNTVWIILKTSAPLLIISLVVGLIISIFQTVTSIQEQTLTFVPKLVAILIMIVIFGEWMMNNIVEFFVQLVTNMSSYIR
- a CDS encoding flagellar biosynthesis protein FliP, whose product is MKRNKTKIKKIAIILMSFVLVVGILTFISSTTVQASENAQMASTEVPKNFDLNISSNAGSASLSSTLQILLVLTVISLAPSILIMLTSFTRIIIVLHFTRSALGTQSTPPNQILIGLAIFLTFFIMSPVFVKINTNAVQPLSKGKITQEKAIEKGLEPLRDFMFKQTNRKDLKLFLNIADVKSKDIKDTNDIPTTVLIPAFVISELRTAFIIGFLIYIPFIIIDMVVASTLMSMGMMMLPPTTISMPFKILLFIMADGWNLIIGQVVKTFY
- a CDS encoding chemotaxis regulator - transmits chemoreceptor signals to flagelllar motor components CheY; translated protein: MAKNILICDDAAFMRMMIKDILTKNGYNVVAEAENGAKAVDKYAETKPDLVMLDITMPEMDGIEALKKIKANDPSANVIMCSAMGQQAMVIESIQAGAKDFIVKPFQADRVLEAVKKAIG